In the genome of Thermoanaerobaculia bacterium, one region contains:
- a CDS encoding type II toxin-antitoxin system PemK/MazF family toxin yields MKRGDVWWAELRPRSGSEQRGRRPVIVVSHDAFNESPGWQSVIVVPLSTSGAQGRRGPTAIPVPARGTGLERDSIALCHQVTTLDRSKLSQRVGALPVDVVAALDVGLSAALSL; encoded by the coding sequence GTGAAACGCGGCGACGTCTGGTGGGCCGAGCTGCGGCCGAGATCCGGTTCCGAGCAACGCGGTCGGCGGCCGGTGATCGTCGTTTCGCACGATGCGTTCAATGAATCTCCGGGGTGGCAGTCGGTGATCGTCGTCCCTCTCTCGACGTCGGGCGCCCAGGGCAGGCGAGGTCCCACGGCGATTCCGGTCCCTGCGCGCGGAACGGGGCTCGAACGAGACAGCATCGCGCTGTGCCACCAGGTCACGACGCTCGACCGCTCGAAGCTGAGCCAGCGTGTCGGCGCGCTTCCCGTGGACGTCGTCGCCGCGCTGGACGTCGGCCTTTCGGCTGCCCTTTCCCTCTGA
- a CDS encoding GIY-YIG nuclease family protein, translated as MKYVYLLRSRSHPAKVYTGLTDNPTRRLEEHNTGKSQFTARHVPWKIEVTIGFEDEQRAAKFERYLKTGSEIAFARKHLY; from the coding sequence TTGAAATACGTCTATCTTCTTCGCTCGCGATCCCATCCCGCGAAGGTCTATACAGGCCTGACAGACAACCCGACGCGGCGGCTCGAGGAACACAACACAGGTAAGTCCCAATTCACCGCGCGGCACGTCCCGTGGAAGATCGAGGTCACGATCGGTTTCGAAGACGAGCAGCGCGCGGCAAAGTTCGAGCGTTATCTGAAAACCGGATCAGAAATAGCGTTCGCCCGAAAACATCTCTACTAG